In Balearica regulorum gibbericeps isolate bBalReg1 chromosome 14, bBalReg1.pri, whole genome shotgun sequence, one genomic interval encodes:
- the RBM27 gene encoding RNA-binding protein 27 has protein sequence MIIENVDALKSWLAKLLEPICDADPSALANYVVALVKKDKPEKELKAFCADQLDVFLQKETSGFVDKLFESLYTKSYLPSLEPTKVEVKPAGQEKEEVKEELSLKQNFQESVEEERDGRKKKYSSPQRSRADSSEQRTREKKRDDGKWRDYDRYYDRSDLYREKSGWRRGRSKSRSKSRGLSRSRSRSRGRSKDRDTSRSVEHRERSKFKSERNDVEGSYNPVTVSPSKSTEQYSSAQTIPSAVTVIAPAHHLESTTESWSNYYNNHSNPSSFGRNPPPKRRCRDYDERGFCVLGDLCQFDHGNDPLVVDEVSLPSMIPFPPPPPGLPPPPPGMLLPPMPGPARNMRLPVPQAHPQAPPPVVLPVPRPPLTQSSLINNRDQPGTSAVPSLAPVGARLPPPLPQNLLYTVSEHTYEPDGYNPEAPSITSAGRSQYRQFFTRAQTQRPNLIGLTSGEMDTNPRAANIIIQTEPPIPITNNSSNVTRVVLEPDSRKRSPSSMECPPLKKPWLGKQANNNQNKPGFLKKNQYTNTKLEVRKIPSELNNITQLNEHFSKFGTIVNIQVAFQNDPEAALIQYLTNDEARKAISSTEAVLNNRFIRVLWHRDSEQQPQLLQQQQQQAPTQSLHHQLHLQQQPLTTTPAVTMHSSLSKVMNKPLASGAYVLNKVPVKRRLGAAGGTQADLSQSGAVVEDSQTFPTSTSHSKMVYSSSNLKTSMKPGAGSKPHDVQEALKKKQEAMKLQQDMRKKKQEMLEKQIECQKMLISKLEKNKAMKPEERAEIMKTLKELAGKISQLKDELKTSSTTSTPSKLKSKTEAQKELLDAELDFHKRLSSGEDTTELRKKLNQLQVEAARLGILPVGRGKTAPAQGRGRGRGRGGRGRGMLNHMVVDHRPKALTVGGFIEEEKDELLQHFSKFGDIEDLQEEDSPLSVVLTFKSRSEAENAANQGSRFKDRRLQISWYKPKVPSVSTEIEEEESKEEETETSDLFLHEDDDDDDEDEDESRSWRR, from the exons ATGATCATAGAGAACGTGGACGCTCTCAAGTCTTGGCTGGCCAAGTTGCTGGAGCCGAT ATGTGACGCAGACCCCTCAGCCTTAGCCAACTATGTTGTGGCATTAGTCAAGAAAGACAAGCCGGAGAAAGAGCTGaaggctttctgtgctgatcAGCTGGATGTCTTTCTGCAAAAAG AAACTTCAGGTTTTGTAGATAAACTTTTTGAAAGTCTGTACACAAAAAGTTATCTTCCTTCTCTTGAACCCACGAAAGTAGAAGTGAAGCCTGCAGgtcaggaaaaagaagaagtCAAGGAGG AGTTGTCTCTTAAGCAGAATTTTCAAGAGTCAGTTGAAGAAGAGCGGGAtggcaggaaaaagaagtattCCAGTCCACAGAGAAGTCGTGCAGATTCCAGTGAACAAAG aaccagagagaaaaagagagatgatGGTAAATGGAGGGACTATGACAGATATTACGACAGGAGTGACTTGTACAGAGAGAAGTCTGGCTGGCGACGAGGCAGGAGTAAAAGTCGTAGTAAAAGCAGAGGGTTAAGTCGAAGTCGCAGCcgcagcagaggaagaagcaaagaCCGTGATACAAGCAGGAGTGTTG agcACCGAGAGAGATCGAAATTCAAGAGTGAAAGAAATGATGTTGAAGGCTCGTATAATCCAGTTACCGTGTCTCCCAGTAAATCTACTGAACAGTATTCCTCTGCACAAACTATTCCCAGTGCTGTCACTGTAATTGCACCTGCGCACCATCTTGAAAGCACAACAGAGAGCTGGTCAAATTACTATAACAATCATAGCAATCCCAGTTCATTTGGCAGAAACCCTCCTCCTAAGAGAAGATGTCGAGATTATGATG AGCGAGGGTTTTGCGTACTTGGTGATCTTTGCCAGTTTGATCACGGAAACGATCCTTTAGTAGTAGATGAAGTTTCCTTGCCAAGTATGATTCCTtttcctccaccacctcccggacttcctcctcctcctcctggtaTGCTTCTGCCCCCTATGCCAGGTCCAGCTCGTAATATGAGGCTGCCGGTTCCACAAGCTCATCCGCAGGCACCACCTCCTGTGGTGCTTCCCGTACCAA GACCACCTTTAACACAGTCAAGTTTGATAAATAATCGTGACCAGCCTGGGACAAGTGCAGTGCCCAGTCTTGCACCTGTGGGAGCAAGACTACCTCCTCCTTTACCCCAGAACCTACTGTATACAGTGTCAGAAC ATACATATGAGCCAGATGGCTATAACCCTGAAGCTCCTAGTATTACCAGTGCTGGTAGATCTCAGTATCGACAGTTCTTTACAAGAGCACAAACGCAGCGTCCAAATCTAATTGGCCTAACATCTGGGGAGATGGATACAAATCCAAGAG ctGCCAATATTATCATCCAGACTGAACCTCCCATTCCCATTACAAATAATAGCAGCAATGTAACTAGAGTTGTCCTTGAACCAGACAGCAGGAAAAGATCTCCAAGTAGCATGGAATGTCCACCATTAAAGAAACCATGGCTGGGAAA GCAAGCAAACAACAACCAGAATAAACCaggatttttgaaaaagaatcaGTATACTAATACAAAATTAGAAGTTCGAAAAATTCCATCAGAATTGAACAATATTACACAGCTCAACGAACATTTCAGCAAATTTGGAACTATTGTAAACATTCAG GTGGCTTTCCAGAATGATCCTGAAGCTGCTCTAATTCAGTACTTAACTAATGACGAGGCCAGGAAGGCAATTTCCAGCACAGAGGCAGTTCTGAACAATCGGTTTATAAGGGTACTGTGGCACAGAGACAGTGAGCAGCAGCCCCaattgctgcagcagcagcaacagcaggcTCCCACGCAGTCTCTCCATCACCAACTTCACCTCCAGCAGCAACCCCTGACCACAACTCCAGCTGTAACAATGCACAGCAGTCTGTCAAAG GTGATGAATAAACCACTGGCATCTGGTGCCTATGTCCTTAATAAAGTCCCGGTGAAACGTCGCCTTGGAGCAGCAGGTGGAACCCAGGCTGACTTAAGCCAGTCTGGGGCTGTGGTTGAGGACTCCCAG ACATTTCCTACTTCTACAAGCCACTCAAAAATGGTTTACAGTTCTTCAAACTTGAAGACATCTATGAAGCCTGGTGCAGGGTCTAAACCTCACGATGTGCAAGaagcccttaaaaaaaaacag GAGGCAATGAAACTCCAACAAGAcatgagaaaaaagaagcaggagatgttagaaaaacaaatagaatGCCAGAAG ATGTTGATATCCaagctggagaaaaataaggCCATGAAACCAGAAGAGAGAGCAGAAATAATGAAGACCTTAAAAGAGCTAGCAGGGAAAATATCTCAGTTAAAGGATGAATTAAAAACTTCATCTACAACCTCTACACCATCAAAATTAAAGTCCAAGACAGAG GCACAAAAGGAACTTTTGGACGCAGAACTGGACTTTCATAAGAGACTCTCTTCTGGAGAAGACACAACTGAACTGCGAAAAAAGCTAAATCAGTTACAAGTAGAG GCTGCCCGTTTAGGCATTTTGCCAGTTGGTCGAGGAAAGACAGCGCCAGCCCAAGGAAGAGGACGAGGACGGGGTCgtggtgggagaggaaggggcaTGTTGAATCATATGGTGGTGGATCATCGTCCCAAAGCACTAACAGTGGGAGGCTTCattgaagaggagaaagatgaaTTGTTACAGCACTTCTCT AAATTTGGAGATATTGAAGACCTTCAAGAAGAGGATTCCCCATTAAGTGTTGTTCTAACTTTTAAATCTCGCTCAGAAGCTGAGAAT GCTGCTAACCAAGGATCCCGGTTCAAAGACCGAAGGCTACAGATATCATGGTACAAACCTAAGGTACCCTCTGTGTCCACGGAAATCGAGGAAGAGGAGTCTAAGGAAGAG